Below is a window of Enterococcus gilvus ATCC BAA-350 DNA.
CCGATACCGGATTCAGCCAACGGTGTATCGAACACTTGATCTTCGCCGAATTTTTCTTGAAGACCTTCAGTTGCACGGAATACTCCGCCATTTTTACCAACGTCTTCACCGAAAATTAAAACTTCTTTGTCTTTTTCAAGCATCAGAGCTAAGGCATCTGTGATTGCTTGGATCATTGTTTTTTGTGCCATGATTATTTCGACTCCTTCGCTTCATAGAATTCAACTTGTTCTTTAATGTTTTGAGGTTGTACTTCATACATATTTTTCAAGAAATCAGAAACCTTTTGTTTCGGTACACGGTCAGCATCTGTGATCGCTTGTTTGATTTCTTCTTTTGTTGCTTCGATCACTTTTTCTTCTTGTTCTTCTGACCATAAACCTTTTTCCGTTAAATATTTACGGAAGCGAACCAATGGGTCTTTCTTTGTCCATTCGTCATCCATTTCTTTTGAACGGTAACGTGTTGGATCGTCTCCAGACAAAGTATGTGGACCATAACGGTACGTCAATGTCTCGATCAATACTGGACCGTTGCCGTTTGCTGCCCATTCACGTGCTTTCTTAGATACATAATAAACAGCCAATGGGTCCATTCCATCCACTTGGATACCAGGAATTCCGGCTGCAACTGCTTTTTGAGCCAATGTATTCGCAGCAGTTTGTTTTTCACGAGGTGTTGAGATCGCGAAGCCATTGTTTTGAATGTAGAATACAGCGTTTGCATGATAAGCCCCTGCAAAGTTGATCGCTTCATAGAAATCACCTTGTGAAGAACCGCCATCACCTGTATATGTGAAAACAACATTTTTACTATCGCGTTTTTTCAATCCTAA
It encodes the following:
- the pdhA gene encoding pyruvate dehydrogenase (acetyl-transferring) E1 component subunit alpha translates to MAEKKLTIDFEALLKDVNADFPVYQALDEDGKIVNENLVPDLSDDELVELMTSMVWSRVLDQRSTALNRQGRLGFFAPTAGQEASQLASHFAFEKEDVLLPGYRDVPQLIKHGLPLAEAFLWSRGHVAGNNYPAELQALPPQIIIGAQYVQAAGVALGLKKRDSKNVVFTYTGDGGSSQGDFYEAINFAGAYHANAVFYIQNNGFAISTPREKQTAANTLAQKAVAAGIPGIQVDGMDPLAVYYVSKKAREWAANGNGPVLIETLTYRYGPHTLSGDDPTRYRSKEMDDEWTKKDPLVRFRKYLTEKGLWSEEQEEKVIEATKEEIKQAITDADRVPKQKVSDFLKNMYEVQPQNIKEQVEFYEAKESK